The Syntrophales bacterium DNA segment CGGGCGGGCGGCGCCGATAGTCATGGCTGCCGTACCCAGCCGTTCGGGGATCATCATGGTGTTGAAAACATCGTAGCCTCCATTGAGACGGCCCAGGATATTTTCCCGAGGCACCTTCACGTTGTCGAAGACGATCCGTGCTGTTCCGCCGCCCCGACAGCCCATGAGTCCGTAAAGATATTGTGTTGTAACTCCCGGTCCCCGATCGACGATAAAGGCGGTGATTGAGTTCCGGGGTTTTGCGTCGGGACCGGTGTCCGTCCGCGCGTAGACCAGGAAAAAATCGGCCCTTTCTCCACCGACGATGAAACGTTTCTGGCCCTTCAGGAGAAAATGATCGCCCCGGTCTTCCGCGACGGTGACGGCGCCGAAAAAGTCGGACCCGCCTCGCGGTTCCGTAAGACATTCGGCGGCGAAGAGATCACCTTTCAAAAGAGGCCTGACATACCGTTCCTTCTGATCATCCGTTCCATGGAGAATGACGGCGTCACAGACCAGTTCGGCTCCGACGCCGAATACACAGGCGAATTCGTATCCCAGGGTCCCTACCTCTTCCATGGCCATGCAGGTGGTTACCCAGTCCATCTCCCGGCCGCCCCATTCTTTCGGATAACGACAGCCCAACAGGTTCCGACGACCGGCCTCCCGGAGAAATTCCACGGGAAACGTGATCTTGTCCCTGTCCATATCGAGAATCATTTCCCTGGGAACCCATCGTACCAGGTCACGGATTTCGTCCCTGAAGGCGAGCTGATCTTTAGACAGCAGATAATCAAACATGATGTTCTCCTTTCCCCGCTCCGGGCAGTCCACGTGTCTGTGTTGAAAACGCACAGGTCATCACACCTGTCGGTATAGGATTGGATAATCAATTTGATCGGGTTCAGTCAAGACATGAGACGCTGGTATCGCGAGAGTCCTCTTTCAAATAGTGTTTGACAGGGGGTTCCTAATCATATAGGTATTCAGGCAGGGACAGACGACAGAGATAATAAATACAATTGGTTATGTTCATCTCGAAACACTGTTTCCCCGGTATGGCTCCTTATTTTCCGAGGTTTTCAGAGTATGTATGCTGAAGTAATAGCCGGAGTCGTGGGTGGGTTGGGACTGTTTCTCTTCGGCATCCACCTCATGAGCAACTCTCTGAAAGCCTTGTCACTGGGTCTTTTTCGGGACCTTCTCGAAAAGATAACTTCAAACCGTGTAAAATCCGCCTTCCTGGGCGCCATCGTAACCTCTCTCGTCCAGAGCTCAAGTGCCGTATCGGTTATACTCATCGGATTTCTCAACGCGGGCATGCTCACCCTCGTTGCCGCCCTTCCCGTCATTTTCGGGGCGAACATCGGTACCACCCTGACGGCCCAGCTGA contains these protein-coding regions:
- a CDS encoding acyl-CoA/acyl-ACP dehydrogenase, with translation MFDYLLSKDQLAFRDEIRDLVRWVPREMILDMDRDKITFPVEFLREAGRRNLLGCRYPKEWGGREMDWVTTCMAMEEVGTLGYEFACVFGVGAELVCDAVILHGTDDQKERYVRPLLKGDLFAAECLTEPRGGSDFFGAVTVAEDRGDHFLLKGQKRFIVGGERADFFLVYARTDTGPDAKPRNSITAFIVDRGPGVTTQYLYGLMGCRGGGTARIVFDNVKVPRENILGRLNGGYDVFNTMMIPERLGTAAMTIGAARPALEIATNYTTRRKAFGRVIARFQGVSFQIAEGAMLLDAARSMAYCTARAVDENVPMHRIRRMVSESKKFITEACQKVVHNAMQVTGGIGYTNILPIERIHRDIRLASIWTGTSEVMSMITAHEWYREYLAEKAQKNIRDYESDAEEAGAEDELIYE